The nucleotide sequence TTTACTAGAATTGCTTATCCAACTACCACCAAACTCAGGAAGAAGCTTAATAACTTGGAACAATCTACTACCATGAAATGGTTTTGATATCACATTATCATCTTGATCAATTGCTTGGTAATCAACACTACTCTCAAAAGGCTTTTCCAACCAAACAACTTTACTAGGATTGAGAAGATCTTTCTTGAAGTTTGACACAATCTTACAAAGCTTAGAAAATGGTCCTGCATTTGCATCAATGATAATCAGAACAAAACTTGGTGCAGCTCCATTGTTTTTCTTGAACATCGAAGATAGATATTCATTTCCATGATCCATAGCTTTGAAAGGAACTCTTCTACTACAAGAAGAGCTATAAGATGTACACCTAGAACTCATCTCCGAAGACTCCGGTGAACTTTGATCACTGAGATGGTcacccttttcttttttgatctTCTTGAGAGTATGAACTAGATGGTTTCTACTCTTCACAACCTTGACTTTAATCCCTAAGCTTTCTATGAACAACTGCGAAGTTCTTCTTCTTTCCTCATCAGTAATGTAAAGAATGACATGTGAAGGCTCGGGCCTCTGAGAGGGGCTAACATGGAGTTTTGGACTCAAAGAACAAATGCTTGAACCAGAACTAGCAGTGCGAATTGTTAACTTTTTCTCTAGAGTTTGGCTTTTGTCACCTGCGGTTGATCCATACTCATAATTCACTGTCTCATTCTCACATAAGGTGAGAAGCACATTGAACTTGAAGCATGTTCCTCTTTTGCCAACTTCCTTGTCCACAATACCAATGTCTCCATGCATCAAACGAACCTAGAGAAAAtcatttaacatttttattaaatgaaatttttcaaACTAAAAGGGAGGACTAATGTATGCAAACTATTAAGATTCAAATCATGAATTGGAAGATATTGTTTTCGAAATGTGAATCGAGTCTTAGGTTTGTACAAATTTGACCAAAAAGTGGTTGACTACATTAAGTTTAGTAATGATTCATTAGAATGAATCAAGGTTCATCATGTTCATCATAATAAATTGAGATTCAATATTCAAACAGATACATATTAGATAATCATATTGATTGTGTTGGGTTTCTGGTAGGAGTGATGAAGTCCCACATCGCTTATGAATAGGTTAAatgttgaatatatatatatatataaaagaggtGTCCCATATACCTAATGTCTTAAGGTTTTAGGTGGAGATGTGGTGTCTGAGTCTCCTTTGGTCGTGGAACATTGGTCATGTTGTTCCCGACGCTCCCCAAGACTCCCAATAAGTGGTACCGGTGCCCTAGTTCAACTTGGTGGAAGAGTGGAAGTGTGATTCTAGTGTTTGGATTAAGTATATAGGAGGTGGGAACTCACTTGAGGTGGAGAATGTCTTAAGGTTTTAGGTGGAGATGTGGTGTTTGAGTCTCCTGTGGTCGTGGAATATTGGTCATGTTGTTCCCGACGCTCCCCAAGACTCTCCCAATAAGTGGTACCGGTGCCCTGTGGAAGTGTGATTCTAGTGTTTGGATTAAGTATATAGGAGGTGGGAACTCACTTGAGGTGGAGAATGTCTTAAGGTTTTAGGTGGAGATGTGGTGTCTTGAGTCTCCTGTGGTCGTGGAACATTGGTCATGTTGTTCCCGACGCTCCCCAAGACTCTCCCAATAAGTGGTACCAGTGCCCTAGTTCAACTTGGTGGAAGAGTGGAAGTGTGATTCTAGTGTTTGGATTAAGTATATAGGAGGTGGAAACTCGCTTGAGGTGGAGAATGTTGGCTTTTATGGGGCTCCCCCAGGCTACCCAACAAGTGGTATCAATGTCCTGCTTCGACTCGGTGCAAGAGTGGAAGTGTGATTTTTCTAGTGTTTGTATCAAGTATAGGAGGTGGGAACTCGCTTGAGGGAGAGATTGTTGGGTTTTAAGTGTGAGTTGTTAAGTCTCACGTCACCTATAAATAGGTAACATGTGTGAGTGGTTAAGACTCTCATCGTCTATAAATAGGTAAAATGTTTGATATATAAGAGATGTGATACATATATCGAGATGTGACGTCTCTCTCTTATGGTCCTAAAACATTCACCCAATAATGCTCCCGACTCTCCTCGGGCTCTCTAACATATTGTATTCAATTTAGTAAAACCTCTAAATGAATTGACAACTAAGTGAACTATAAACTCAATTTTCTCACAATTATTTTAgaataatagataaaaaaaaatatgcttaCCAATGACTGCACAATCCCAAGTCCCAAGCCAGTTCCTACTTGACCAACAGAATTCTCTTTGACTTGAACATAATTCTCAAACACTGACTTGTGATTCTCTTTAGGAATTCCTTTCCCTGTATCATCCACTTCAAATACAAAATCCATAAGACATGGATCTTGTTGGGCTAAATTCACAGCTTCTATGTCTTCACATTCTTTGTCTTTCTTATTAAACAACCAAGACAAATGTTTCATAACACTCTTGTGGTTAGTCTTGGTTTTTGAGTTCTGCAATTTGGCCTTCTGAGTCCATGCCCTAACTGTTATGTGCCCTTCATCAGTAAATTTAACAGCATTGCTTAGCAAGTTACACAAAACTTGCTTCAATTTTCTCCTATCACCTTTCACACGTGAATGTTTGATCACTGAGCCATTACAAGAGTCCAATACAACTTCTACACCTTTCTTCATTGCCATTGGATGGTACAAATCAACTACATCCTCAAGGAGATTGGATAAATCAAATTCCTCTTCCTCTAGTTGCATTTTTCCTGCCTCAATCTTGCTTGTGTCCAGTATAGAATTTAACAGTCCTAAGattgtaacaaaataaaaaatgagttaaTGATACCATAAATTATAgacaaaaatcaatcaaaccatTTGTAACAACATTGGTAGCATGAACCTATGATGATTTACCAAGCAAATCTTGGGCACAATTATCCATTTGTTTTAAATTGGTCTCCAATTCTGAACTTGGTTTCAAATTGGTCTCCAATTTTGAATTAGTAACAACTAATTTAGAAGACATTTCAATCAAACCAATAAGGCCAGCAAGATAAGCACGAAGATCATGGCTAGCAGTAGCAAAAGCAAGGCTCTTATTGGTATTCTTTCTCTCAGCTTGTTCTGTGGCTTCCTTTTGTTGCATGAGTGATGCACACAAATGCATTTCTCTCTTTGTCACTCCAA is from Medicago truncatula cultivar Jemalong A17 chromosome 1, MtrunA17r5.0-ANR, whole genome shotgun sequence and encodes:
- the LOC11417449 gene encoding histidine kinase CKI1; the encoded protein is MIFNDSVSIQAVNGNGDLIRNEGAVSCKDQAVGSSLNIHDTPYLIHCYPIDIMGIESVHVLAVPQNGSLIFNPSHKGKGLTLLIVMMVMIFIAILSFLFLNLGVTKREMHLCASLMQQKEATEQAERKNTNKSLAFATASHDLRAYLAGLIGLIEMSSKLVVTNSKLETNLKPSSELETNLKQMDNCAQDLLGLLNSILDTSKIEAGKMQLEEEEFDLSNLLEDVVDLYHPMAMKKGVEVVLDSCNGSVIKHSRVKGDRRKLKQVLCNLLSNAVKFTDEGHITVRAWTQKAKLQNSKTKTNHKSVMKHLSWLFNKKDKECEDIEAVNLAQQDPCLMDFVFEVDDTGKGIPKENHKSVFENYVQVKENSVGQVGTGLGLGIVQSLVRLMHGDIGIVDKEVGKRGTCFKFNVLLTLCENETVNYEYGSTAGDKSQTLEKKLTIRTASSGSSICSLSPKLHVSPSQRPEPSHVILYITDEERRRTSQLFIESLGIKVKVVKSRNHLVHTLKKIKKEKGDHLSDQSSPESSEMSSRCTSYSSSCSRRVPFKAMDHGNEYLSSMFKKNNGAAPSFVLIIIDANAGPFSKLCKIVSNFKKDLLNPSKVVWLEKPFESSVDYQAIDQDDNVISKPFHGSRLFQVIKLLPEFGGSWISNSSKPRNELRSQEPTNDESVCLSVGQCWKGTQKSYVKMGRKGSVHQGEIEESGGESSNPEPLSGKKFLVVDDSPMLRKICMATLRSLGVTTIDQCENGEEAVRTVQEGLTKDFTNPPYDYILMDCQMPVKDGFEATREIREMEKQYGLHISIIALSAEIDKLTTETGMDFHITKPIKKEHLLKAITYIENSDIL